Proteins co-encoded in one Zingiber officinale cultivar Zhangliang unplaced genomic scaffold, Zo_v1.1 ctg51, whole genome shotgun sequence genomic window:
- the LOC122037472 gene encoding interaptin-like isoform X2: protein MQDSTGSHISPTNGASPMQELIGSNPSSFNSRSSGSSVHNSMTSWMSNDRFTAPSPKQSDSSKELVEAAEEEIEELHDEVKMWERHSRRLKLDLENLKKEISDKSKHQTNLDRQLSAAYSECDSLRLEVEQLKAALHKLTLKDSDVGVKKSEGMHYVQTELEDELKFQKDTNYDLTQQLRKTQESNIELVSILQELEEMIEKQRLEIADQSQKNHIDEDEQLKNKNSLDNQVEWERKLAQKEDQILMLEERLSNIVKNQGHNGSYSDYEIREIEVLKAKINDLERDCTELTDENLDLIFKLKELSKDTSKEPQNIEKKTKPNGINVDELQSQLLLREQERDRLQQSNWELEDLISTIQKEKSQVEEELVSVRKECIDTIKHLQDVEHDLEVLRGSMEFHSSADETLERRLAELERNKTELELYITQIEQENVELSEIVSGLEAQFRHVTNEKESVRLELEDTSSLTANLKNEVEHQTVEVEMKKAELKQKLQETENHLSEVLEGSDLLSQSNSKLQATIESLTEECSSLHKLTEKLKSQDLESHLQVTLLEIELDEKRYDFYKQVELLELKLASIQTGTESKEKSLLSQLDQILEEHKEHGERIAKALILLNKIELEKAIEVENLEKEISNLAAQKSSNFGDLEKIASDEVHEASVLRSDKAKLEWNLQEANSKIKLYETDLQNFRQESENKIAGLIDLLNASKQSEETLMADIEHIHQAIESVKYSEEKYINMENEGELNIKASQAVEVIPPSTVEVKKLIHLRNSILGLKNSFDDANSEKQKLVGLLKSLSEEYEELKGEKESLTERVANMLKAISNSEEDRHNRMVLEEKILRLENDLLLKEASCSQEAELKNKLNLLKQTNSEYERKIESLERENHELMNKIQTVEKELMLPRTSLRQEKEVNHGPEISTEAETQDVEANRKDQIQLKRAITEKQAGQLDIPDKNVNADFERIASLETELREMRERYLNVSLQYAQVEAQREELVMQLKSVKKEKRWFS from the exons ATGCAAGATTCAACAGGTTCCCACATTAGTCCAACTAATGGTGCAAGTCCTATGCAAGAACTTATAGGATCAAACCCATCATCGTTCAACTCTAGGTCCTCAGGTTCCTCAGTACACAATAGTATGACCTCATGGATGTCGAATGATCGATTTACGGCACCATCACCGAAGCAATCTGATTCTTCAAAAGAACTTGTTGAAGCTGCTGAAGAAGAAATAGAGGAACTCCATGATGAAGTTAAGATGTGGGAGAGACATTCTAGGCGATTGAAGCTTGATCTCGAGAATTTAAAGAAGGAAATATCTGATAAATCTAAGCATCAAACAAACCTGGATAGGCAACTTTCAGCTGCATACAGTGAATGTGATTCTTTGAGGTTAGAAGTTGAACAACTGAAAGCTGCACTACATAAGTTGACGTTGAAAGATTCAGATGTTGGAGTTAAGAAAAGTGAAGGTATGCATTATGTACAGACGGAGCTGGAGGatgagctgaaatttcagaaagaCACCAATTATGATTTAACTCAACAGTTGAGGAAAACACAAGAATCAAACATTGAGCTTGTCTCCATCCTTCAGGAATTAGAAGAGATGATAGAGAAACAGAGGTTGGAGATAGCTGACCAGTCACAAAAAAACCACATAGATGAAGACGAACAACTCAAGAATAAAAATTCTCTAGATAATCAGGTTGAATGGGAGAGAAAACTAGCACAGAAAGAAGATCAAATTCTTATGCTGGAGGAAAGGTTATCCAACATTGTGAAGAATCAGGGGCACAATGGAAGCTATTCTGATTATGAAATACGTGAAATTGAGGTCCTTAAAGCTAAAATAAATGATCTAGAGAGGGATTGCACTGAGCTTACTGATGAAAACCTAGATCTTATTTTTAAGTTGAAGGAATTAAGCAAGGATACTTCAAAGGAGCCTCAAAATatagaaaagaaaaccaaacccAACGGTATTAATGTAGATGAACTTCAGTCTCAATTGTTGCTAAGGGAACAAGAGAGAGATAGACTCCAACAGTCTAACTGGGAATTAGAAGATCTTATTTCCACTATCCAGAAGGAGAAATCTCAAGTGGAAGAAGAGTTGGTTTCTGTGCGTAAAGAATGTATAGATACTATAAAACACTTGCAAGATGTGGAGCATGATTTGGAAGTGCTTAGGGGTAGCATGGAATTTCATTCTTCTGCTGATGAGACTCTTGAAAGAAGGTTGGCAGAGCTCGAAAGAAACAAAACGGAGTTAGAATTGTACATAACTCAGATAGAACAGGAAAATGTTGAGCTATCAGAAATTGTTTCTGGTTTAGAAGCCCAGTTTAGACACGTAACTAATGAGAAAGAATCTGTCCGATTGGAACTAGAAGACACAAGCTCACTTACTGCTAATTTGAAGAATGAAGTTGAACATCAAACAGTGGAAGTGGAGATGAAGAAAGCAGAACTAAAACAGAAACTACAAGAGACAGAGAACCACTTATCAGAAGTGTTAGAGGGTTCTGATCTTTTAAGTCAATCAAACTCAAAACTGCAGGCTACCATTGAAAGTCTTACTGAAGAGTGCAGTTCTCTTCACAAACTAACTGAAAAGTTAAAGAGTCAGGACCTAGAGTCGCATCTACAGGTTACACTTCTCGAGATTGAATTGGATGAAAAGAGATATGATTTCTATAAGCAAGTTGAACTGTTAGAACTGAAGCTTGCTTCGATTCAAACAGGCACTGAATCAAAGGAGAAATCACTGCTGTCCCAACTCGACCAAATTTTGGAAGAACACAAGGAGCATGGAGAAAGAATAGCAAAGGCACTCATTTTATTAAACAAGATTGAATTAGAGAAAGCAATTGAAGTGGAAAATCTTGAGAAAGAGATATCTAACCTTGCTGCACAAAAGTCCTCAAATTTTGGTGACCTAGAAAAAATAGCATCAGATGAAGTGCATGAAGCGTCTGTCCTCCGTTCTgataaagctaaacttgaatggAATCTTCAAGAAGCCAATTCAAAAATAAAGCTTTATGAGACTGACTTGCAGAATTTCCGTCAAGAGTCTGAGAATAAGATTGCAGGATTAATAGATTTACTTAATGCGTCCAAACAGAGTGAGGAAACGCTAATGGCTGATATAGAGCACATTCATCAAGCAATTGAAAGTGTTAAGTACAGTGAAGAGAAATATATAAATATGGAGAATGAAGGAGAATTGAATATTAAAGCTTCTCAAGCAGTTGAAGTGATTCCCCCTTCAACGGTTGAAGTGAAAAAATTAATTCATCTTCGGAATTCAATATTAGGCCTTAAAAACTCTTTTGATGATGCCAACTCTGAAAAGCAGAAGTTGGTAGGTCTATTGAAGTCATTGTCTGAAGAATATGAAGAACTGAAGGGAGAGAAAGAGTCCTTGACGGAGAGAGTGGCTAATATGCTAAAGGCTATATCTAACAGTGAAGAGGATAGGCACAACAGGATGGTCTTGGAAGAAAAAATTTTGCGATTAGAAAATGACTTGCTGCTAAAAGAAGCATCATGCTCTCAGGAGGCAGAGTTGAAGAACAAACTTAATCTGTTGAAACAGACAAATAGTGAATACGAAAGAAAGATTGAAAGTCTTGAGCGGGAGAATCATGAGCTGATGAATAAAATTCAGACAGTGGAGAAGGAACTCATGCTGCCAAGAACATCCCTTCGGCAGGAGAAA GAAGTTAATCATGGTCCAGAGATTTCAACTGAAGCTGAAACTCAGGATGTGGAGGCAAATagaaaggatcaaatacaacTTAAAAG AGCGATCACAGAGAAGCAAGCTGGCCAACTGGACATTCCTGACAAAAATGTAAATGCCGACTTTGAAAGAATAGCATCTTTAGAAACGGAGCTAAGGGAGATGAGAGAGCGGTACCTTAACGTTAGCCTCCAATATGCTCAAGTGGAAGCTCAGCGTGAAGAACTAGTAATGCAGCTTAAATCTGTGAAAAAGGAGAAGAGGTGGTTCTCATGA